In the genome of Lactuca sativa cultivar Salinas chromosome 3, Lsat_Salinas_v11, whole genome shotgun sequence, the window GGCACTACAAGCAACTAAGTTGTTTCGATAGATCAAAAGATCTACCACTAACCACCACAGGGCATTCAAATGCCAAAAACCAACCCTATTAATGATATCCTATTTGCACAATCTTGACGTTGACCATCAGGATAATGTAGACATCGGATTTAACCCAGGTTAAACCACCGCATACAAGATCTAAATGTTTACTCTCAAGATAGTGACAAGACAACACTAAAGTTGATGGAGAAAAAAACTTCAAGATCTGAAATTAGATCAACGAACAAACTTCACGATCTAAGAATAGATTGACAAAAACAGATCTAGATTAAGACACAAACCCTAATCAGGAACCCTAAAACGAAAGCAATGAACTCCAAACAACTAGAACGCCAAACCACACTCTGATACCATTGTAAGAAAATAGAAACAAAGAGATTCAAGATATCAAAACGTAAACAATACTTATTCAAGTAAGAATCAGTTGGTTTTCATCTACTTAAAAAAGAAATCTCACTACAATAACACTCAAACCTCTGATTATTATCTAACCTATCTATTGATTACAAAGAATCAATTAAAGAAGGAACAAGAACAACCCTAACTCGATATGAATAGAAGTAGACTAGATATGAACAATTCATAGAGATTGAGTGAATCGTAAGAATGAAAGTAGTCAAAATGAATCAAAACAACACACAAAGCATACATTTATACAACGAGTCGACCCGGTTATAAATCAAGTATAACTCGTGTGTTTTTACTTGATAAGTTCCAAAAGTGCTCCGCAGTACAGAAGATCCACTAACTTTGCACTAACCACCCTTCCTGTAAATATCTAACAAATGCAAGAAATACAAACTAACATAATCTAccctaaataaataataaatatatcttAAGGATATAGAAAGATGTACCAATGAATTAACAAAGCTTCTTGGCCCTCGATCAAACCATATAGAAGAAATCGTGAAGACAAGATGCATAAATTATCAGAAGCAAAACATTGTAAAACAGAAAGTTGTAGTCTTCATCATTCCTACATTATTATAAGTGTATTATACATTGGAGTTGATACAACTATTCGGGAGGATAAATTAGCAGCTTAAACCCATGACTCGTCATTACCATTTGTTGTTGCCTTTTCTTTTGTTGTTGAATTAAACGAGCAGAATCTACAGCAGAAGGTGTAtgatacaactccaaggtctttaGTGCAGATACATCTGCCAAACCAACAGGAATACCCAACAAGTTGCTACATTGCTCAATAACAACATGTTCTAGTCTCGGGAAGTGATGACCCGAAGCCTTCCATACAACCAAATCAGTCTTACCAATTTGCAACACTTTAAGCAACCGAAAACCCCCATCAAGAGCTTCCCATTCAGCTCCCTTGAATGCATACACCTTTAGTTTAAGCACTTGAAGATGTGGCAACATCCCTATCGTAGACATATGCTTCCAATCCAATAACGTGTCTGATAAAGTCAACTTGTTTAAATAAGGAGGGAATTTGTAGAGTGAAGGAAGACCCCGAAGTTTACCTTCAGGTGGtggacgtgggaaagtgtcgtttaataattttaatttttcaagGTTATCAAGCTTAGCAAAATTGTCAAACAAACTTGGAGTACAAGTAATTCCGGATCTCTTTTCCTCCATGAGTAACAAGAGTTTTCCACGAATTCCAAGTTTTTTTAAATTGGGAGTTCTCGCTAAGATGTTTTCAGTGCAACTATCGGGTGAAATTGTGGAGATGGTTTGTATGTTTCTTTGTACAAACGGGTCTTCATTATCCATCCGGGTTTTCGCTTTCGGCCCATGTAATCGACTTGACCCGCTTGTATGCAAATGGTGAAATTGCGACATTTTCCATATGTCAACTTGAATGTCAAGATCACGCGATGTTGTATCAACAATTAAAGATTTAAGACTCCATAATTTTGAAATCGATGGAGGAACAACTTTAAAATTGCCAAAAAGCGCGATGTAGCGAAGATGAACGAGTTGTGTGATTTCAATCGGGAATCGGGAAATGTTTATCGACATCATGTCTATAACTCGAACCAATTTAAAAGATTCATGGATGAAGGACGTATGTTCTCGAGATAATTCCTTTTCCTCACAaggaaaataaagaaaagaacGAACATGGGGTCCACAAGGTCTGGAGTGAATAACGTTCATGACATGTGAATGAACATAAACACGTCGGTGATAAGGGATTATTAGCGAATTTGAATCTAGAATTTGATACCCTTTGATTACTTGTAAAAACTTTTCTTCTGATACTTCTTTTAGGCATAAATCGTGTAACATATCATGAACACGACATGTTTTAATCCTTCCGTTTGATCTCCTCTTAGCAACTAATATCAGATTGCGTTCAACAAGATCTTCCAAATAATCTTCCGCTAAATCCTCCAAACAATCTTGACCTTTCTGTTGAATAAACCCTTCTGCCACCCATAAATTTAACAGTTTCCAAACGGGTATCGGGAAATCTTCAGGAAAAGCACCGAAATAAATGAAACACACCTTTAAATGATCAGGTAAATGCTTATAACTTAATGCTAATACATCCATGCATTGTTTCGGATCTCTTGCAACATACGAACTAACACTTTAGGCAACTTTTTTCCACAAATCACGCGTCTTATATTTCTTCAATAAAAGCCCAGCAACTACCACAATCGCAAGAGGTAATCCGTAGCATTTTCTAGCAATCGTTTCACCAAGTTCAACAAGCTCAAATGGACAACTTCCTTTTCTGAAAACTTTTGTAGAAAGTAGCTCCCAACTTTCATCATCATTTAGAAATTTCAAATGATGTGGGAGGCTATCGGGGTTTGCAATTAAAGCCACATCTGTGTTACGACTAGTTAATAGGATTCTACTTCCATAGTTTTGATTTGGAAATGCCATTTTAAGATCATTCCATGCATCTGGGTCCACACGTCATCGAGCACAACTAGATATCTTCGGCCATTtaaatgtttgtatatttctTCGATCAACATTTCCTCATTCAGTTTATACATTTGTTCAGAAGGATAATCAACAACTGAAGTTAATATGGCAAGAAGTAATTCCTTTCGGTTGTATTCTTGAGAAACATAAACCCAAGAACGAACAAAGAAGTGAAATTCAATGGCGGGATCACAGAACACCTTCTTCGCAAGAGTTGTTTTCCCAAGTCCACCC includes:
- the LOC122197220 gene encoding putative late blight resistance protein homolog R1B-23; translated protein: MDVLALSYKHLPDHLKVCFIYFGAFPEDFPIPVWKLLNLWVAEGFIQQKGQDCLEDLAEDYLEDLVERNLILVAKRRSNGRIKTCRVHDMLHDLCLKEVSEEKFLQVIKGYQILDSNSLIIPYHRRVYVHSHVMNVIHSRPCGPHVRSFLYFPCEEKELSREHTSFIHESFKLVRVIDMMSINISRFPIEITQLVHLRYIALFGNFKVVPPSISKLWSLKSLIVDTTSRDLDIQVDIWKMSQFHHLHTSGSSRLHGPKAKTRMDNEDPFVQRNIQTISTISPDSCTENILARTPNLKKLGIRGKLLLLMEEKRSGITCTPSLFDNFAKLDNLEKLKLLNDTFPRPPPEGKLRGLPSLYKFPPYLNKLTLSDTLLDWKHMSTIGMLPHLQVLKLKVYAFKGAEWEALDGGFRLLKVLQIGKTDLVVWKASGHHFPRLEHVVIEQCSNLLGIPVGLADVSALKTLELYHTPSAVDSARLIQQQKKRNDEDYNFLFYNVLLLIIYASCLHDFFYMIFTGRVVSAKLVDLLYCGALLELIK